A genomic window from Pecten maximus chromosome 6, xPecMax1.1, whole genome shotgun sequence includes:
- the LOC117329839 gene encoding ceramide phosphoethanolamine synthase-like: MTSFTMASFAAPKTKTGTVFVGFLVLLLSYFVVMDILVYQSLQTMDLVNQDHVGGYSPFRPLSVKLLMLDHIDHYVYIPLAELVFAIFEPTGIYFILTPNVISFTGLFLGFVAGKFVTMESLYHRRIGVLIFEYRMWLDVLDGVVFRHTSGNPVYKSHRTTLGFFIDVDCDIISGVALAFGCLFYLWKYPPAIQPRDLLLPISKPFLNANVNGHSGDSPGKSNGFHNKATKNYIFLKCLIFGGVIVLATTTWDNMLQTYSDVLQIPMETSLQTEKQLEALHSGVTWLSMWLWRFCEAQTLLHFLQLAIVTDKIWEFLNFIQFAGFVALAILNLFSFIQVRRIRAMVGIYDS; encoded by the exons ATGACATCATTTACGATGGCGTCCTTCGCTGCACCGAAGACTAAGACTGGAACAGTGTTCGTTGGATTTCTAGTGCTGCTGTTGTCATATTTCGTCGTCATGGATATCCTTGTATACCAGTCTCTTCAAACAATGGATTTAGTGAACCAAGATCACGTGGGAGGATACTCGCCGTTCCGTCCTCTCTCTGTGAAACTCCTCATGTTGGACCACATTGATCATTACGTGTACATCCCTTTAGCAGAGCTAGTGTTCGCCATCTTTGAACCCACGGGTATATATTTCATCCTCACACCAAATGTCATCAGTTTTACTGGCTTATTTTTAGGCTTCGTTGCCGGGAAATTTGTGACGATGGAATCGCTTTATCATAGACGTATCGGTGTACTGATTTTTGAATACCGGATGTGGTTGGATGTGCTGGATGGTGTAGTGTTTCGTCACACTTCCGGTAACCCCGTATACAAATCACATAGAACTACATTAGGTTTTTTTATAGACGTTGATTGTGACATCATCAGCGGTGTTGCGCTTGCTTTTGGATGTTTGTTCTATTTATGGAAATACCCGCCTGCAATACAACCACGTGACCTTCTATTGCCAATTTCTAAACCATTTTTGAATGCAAATGTAAATGGCCATAGCGGTGATTCTCCGGGAAAGAGCAATGGGTTCCACAACAAAGCTAcaaaaaattacatattcttAAAGTGCCTAATTTTTGGGGGTGTCATCGTTTTGGCGACGACCACGTGGGACAATATGTTGCAGACGTACTCGGACGTGCTGCAGATCCCCATGGAAACGTCTCTTCAGACG GAAAAACAGTTGGAGGCATTACATTCCGGGGTAACATGGTTGAGTATGTGGCTGTGGCGGTTCTGCGAGGCTCAAACTTTACTCCATTTTCTGCAGCTCGCCATTGTAACCGATAAGATCTGG GAATTCCTCAACTTTATCCAATTTGCTGGATTTGTAGCTCTTGCGATATTGAACTTATTTAGCTTCATTCAAGTTCGACGC ATAAGAGCTATGGTCGGGATTTACGACTCCTGA
- the LOC117329841 gene encoding ceramide phosphoethanolamine synthase-like — protein sequence MEDIQQFEHCRLSSIYFKRKFVLTWCPCWSWKYCRVGPIFCVLGCILLIYFLIMDILVYNSLQSITLMEPPNTSGYSPLRPLSVKLLMMDHMSHYIDNPIAEFVVSVFEPTGVYHVITPNVISITGLVLGFVSGKLVSMDSLNYRRIGVIIFQYRMWLDVLDGVVFRHTSGNPVYKSHRTSLGFFIDIDCDILSGVALAFGCLFYLWKNPPNVASRDLLPQTKPFLRGREYEEDFQVKSFGAKATKNYIFLKALTFGVIILTASATWDNVVQAFVDLLQTPSATSVQTEKQTEALHSIVTFFSMYLWRFGSSQALLTMIQIAVFADKIWEFLMFIPYAGFIGIAMLNCISYIQIYHLRYDLEISPS from the exons ATGGAAGATATACAACAATTTGAACACTGTAGGTTATCTTCAATATATTTCAAACGGAAATTCGTTCTGACTTGGTGTCCCTGTTGGAGCTGGAAATACTGCCGAGTGGGacctatattttgtgttttgggaTGTATTCTCTTAATATATTTCCTCATCATGGATATTTTAGTTTACAATTCCTTACAGTCTATTACGCTAATGGAGCCACCAAACACTTCCGGTTACTCGCCTCTGCGCCCTCTATCGGTGAAGCTGTTGATGATGGACCATATGTCCCATTATATAGATAATCCTATAGCCGAGTTTGTTGTTAGTGTTTTCGAACCCACCGGAGTCTATCATGTAATTACACCAAACGTCATCAGCATAACTGGATTAGTCCTCGGCTTCGTATCCGGAAAACTGGTATCAATGGATTCTCTCAACTATAGACGAATTGGCGTCATCATTTTCCAGTACCGGATGTGGTTAGATGTTCTAGATGGCGTTGTGTTTCGTCACACTTCCGGTAATCCTGTTTATAAATCTCATAGGACATCTTTAGGGTTTTTCATTGACATTGATTGTGATATTCTTAGCGGAGTTGCCCTTGCGTTTGGCTGTCTGTTCTATTTATGGAAGAATCCCCCAAATGTTGCGTCACGTGATCTGCTTCCGCAGACAAAACCTTTTCTGAGAGGACGCGAATATGAGGAGGATTTTCAAGTGAAGTCATTTGGGGCCAAGGCGACTAAAAACTACATATTTCTCAAAGCGTTGACGTTTGGGGTGATCATTTTAACAGCCAGTGCGACGTGGGATAATGTTGTTCAGGCGTTCGTGGACCTCTTGCAGACACCCTCAGCAACGTCTGTTCAGACG GAGAAACAAACCGAGGCATTGCATTCTATAGTAACTTTCTTCAGTATGTATCTATGGCGGTTTGGCAGTTCTCAAGCACTTCTAACCATGATACAAATCGCTGTGTTTGCTGATAAAATATGG GAATTCCTGATGTTCATCCCATATGCTGGGTTTATTGGGATAGCGATGCTGAATTGTATAAGCTATATTCAGATATACCAT TTACGATATGACTTAGAAATATCCCCGTCCTGA